tgatTTTACTGTTTTCATCATGAGCATTTGAGAAAGACACTTTCGTTGATGGGACTTTTTTTTTTGGACGCTCCGCTCTCCGGATTTTATTCATTTCTTCCTCCCTCTTGAGTCTCCTCCTATCCACCTCTAGCCTCGCGCGACCTGCCCACGCTCGCCGGCCATGCCGCCGCCACTCTCCTTCCTCCACCCACCGCCCAACCCGCCAGTCCTCCACCCCTCCCCCTTCCACCACCGCGCCCCCCAccgcctctccctccgcgccgatCCCCCActccgagcggcggcggcgacggcggcagcgGCCGAGAACCCGTACTCGGCGGCGCCCACTGCGGCGGACGTCGAGATGTTCCGCGGCGGGGACGGCGTCTGGACGGCGCGGAGCCCGACGGTGGTGGTGCTGTGGGACCTCGACAACAAGCCCCCGCGCGGGCCGCCCTTCGAGGCGGCCACCTCCCTCCGCGAGGCGGCGTCCCTCCTCGGCCGCGTCGACTCCGTCTCCGCCTTCGCCAACCGCCACGCCTTCACCCACCTCCCCGCCTGGGTCTCCGCCGACCGCCGCGAGCGCCGCGCCCTCGACCGCGCCGAGCGCACgggcgccgccgccccgcccgtcCCCTACTCCTGCGCCGTCTGCGGCCGCCGCTTCCCCACCCGCCCCGACCTCGCCCGCCACTTCCGCCAGCTCCACGAGCGCGAGCGCAACAAGAAGCTCGGCCGCCTCCGCTCCCTCAAGGGCAAGAAGCGCCAGAAGTTCCGCGAGCGCTACATCTCCAACAACACCAAGTACCAGGACGCCGCGCGGGAGCTCCTCACCCCCAAGGTCGGCTACGGGCTCGATTCCGAGCTCCGGCGCGCCGGCGTCCATGTCCGCACCGTCCCTGACAAGCCGCAGGCTGCCGACCAGGCGCTCAAACGCCAGGTGAAGCACGCCATCGCCTGCGGCGTCGACTGGGTCGTGCTCGTCTCCGATGACTCCGACTTCACCGACACGGTGCGTAATGCACGCGCTGCCGCCCTGAGGATGGTCGTGGTTGGGGACGGGTGCCGCGCTCTCGGGAAGGTTGCTGATATCTGGCTGCCTTGGGACAGCGTGCAAAACGGGGAGGTTGATGAGGAGATGATGCGGAGTGGGAAGGTTCCAGAGTTTAGATACGAAGAGCACGATGAgcaatatgatgatgatgagtttaTAGTGGATTGGGATACGAATGAATTGGATGATGTTGTTGATGACATTGTTACAAGCAGGACCAAAGTTTTTGGTTCTACAACAATGTCTGCATTTGCCGAAGAGGACATTGTTGATGGTATATTGGGGCTTAGACATAAGGAGGATGACATGCTTTGGAGTAGCGACGACGAGGATGAGGACGGTTATTTGTGAGATTTACATGGATTGGCAGGTAACAATTGGATGTGTCTGCGTATTTCTATTGCTTTCAACTGATATACCATGGCAGTTGCCAGTTGGCCCTCTAGATAACTACTGTAGGATTAGTAACAAGATATTGAGCGGTGCACACAGTTTGCTTCAGCCTATAGTTACGCCTGTACGATGTGATGTGGTCTTTGTGCATATGTTTGATAACAAATATTCCTTTCCATTTTTCAGACTCAAACTGTCTGCGTTGTTAGGATACAGTGATTATGCTGGTTCATTACAACATCCTTCTGACGCAAAATGTCTGCGTTTGTTAGTATACACTGATTACGCTGGTTCATTACAACATCCTTCTGAATGTTAGGACCAACATATGACCAAGTAGCTAGGTCATTAGCAGCAATTCAGTCCCACTGCTCAACTTCGCCAACTTGGTGACACCTCAATTCTCAGACTTGCTAGGCAGCATGTTTTGTGGGGCGATAGGAGAGAAGTCTCCCTACCACATGATCAATTGATCAACAAGACAATACCACTGGCATCTGTCCTTGAGTTCATGTCATTTGTACATCACAGTCTAACTCCTGAACTAACTTCACCCGAAGCTTGATTGCTTTCCTCAGTGCTCTGCTGCAGGCAACTAGTCAGTAATATCAGTATCTGTCGTTTACTCGTTTTTTCACTTCAGCTGTTGCCACTTCAGTTTTTCCTGTTTTGTCTCGAACGATTATTCATCCACCTTTATAAAGAGAGCATCATCACCCAAACCTTCTTCAGTTGGTGTCCATTTGTCTGGCAAGTAAATAGTACCTGTAACTTAACCCCTCGCTAATCTACTAAATTGAAATAGCAAGGTCCTTTTTGCCAATTCCATCTTGTCACCTCCATAAGCAACACTCTCTGTTCACCATATTCATAAAAACCCTCCTCAATGTTCATCATGTCAGCATTGTTCAGCCTCTAAAAGCCTCTCTCTACAGTTGTTCTCGAACCAATGTCATCTGCTAAGCGATCTGCTACTTTTCCGCAATTGGTCTCCTTGATTTCTGTGACTACTTTATATTGCCAATACTCTGTAGCTTTGCAGAACTATTATGCGAGGGCAAGGCTGTCTAGAAATTCCCTTCCCCAGACCCCACCTTGTGCGGGAGCTTTCAGCACTGGATGCACCACAGGTAGTATCTGCATTTTCCGAAGAGGACACTGTTGATGTTATGTTGGGGCTTCGACTGAAGGAGCACGACATGCTCTGGAGTAGTGACGTCTAGGATGAGGACAGTTATTTGTGAGATTCACATGGATTGGCAGGTAAACAATTGGACATGTGTGCACATTTCTTTTGCTTTCGATGCATATACAGTGGTCTGTCGATCCTGTAGAAAACTGATGCAGGGTTAGTAATAAGATGTTGAGCGTTGCACACATTTTGCTTCAGGCTTTAGCTATGCCTATACTGTTTGTCAGTCTTTGCAGATATGTGTATGACCAAGTAGTTAAGTCATTATCAGCAATTCGGTTGCACTGCTCAATTTCACCAACTTGGCGACACCTCAATTCTCAGAACTGCTAGGCAGCAGATTTTGTGAGGCGCTAGGAGGGGCCTGGCGGAGTGGTGAAGTACTCCCCACTTGTGCCAAGAGGCAAGAGGTCCTGGTTTCGACGCCGCCTCTCTGCATTGCAGGTTGCAGGGGTAAGGCTTGCTTCGTATTATCCTTCCCCAGACCCAACCTGGTGTGGGAGCTTCTAGCACTGGGACTGTCCTTTTTGGAGGGAACTCTCGATACCACAATCATCAACAAGACAGTACCACTGGCATGTGTCCTTGAATTATTGACACTTCAACAGCAGTCTGACTTCTGAACTAACTTTAGTACCTCAAACTTGATTGCTTTCCTCAGTACTGGTCTGCACGCAGGTATCTCTTGTTTCTTAAGTTCAGTTGTTGGCACTTTGATTTTTCCTGTTTGGTCTCGGACGATCATTCATCCACCTTAATTAAAATAAAGAgaccatcatcaccaaccttcttCAGGTGATATTCTTTCTTTGGCAAGTAAACAGTACTTGTAACTTAAGCCCTAGCTAATCTGCTGAACAGAACACCGTGTCCTTTTTTTTGTCAGTTCCATCTTGCCATCTCCATAAGCAAACCTGTCTGTTCATCACATTTCATGGAGACCCTCCTCTATGATCATCAGGTCAGCATTGTTCAGCCTCTGAGTTTCTTACCAGGCCACCTCTTCACAGAAATATGTACAACATGTCTGGCAGCCATTTCCCGTTTCAGTTGGAAAAGGCAGTCGGGTGTTTGGGGTACTATAGGTGATCAAGTGGTGCTATCATATTACAGGGGGCTTTACACAAAGTTGCGTTACAATTAATACGTGTCTTCGAGATTTCCTGTGAGCACAGACACCGCAAGTCATTCAGTCTTATGGTTCTTCATTATCTACATATGGTCTTTTTTTTCTTAGGTGCTCTTTTGTCTGGGCCTTCAGTTTATGTTTTTATTTGGCAGCTGTGTTTATCGGTAAGAATTCATTCAGTCTATCCTTTGTGCTCATAACAAATAAATGTTTCTCCTGCTAGTCAGTCTAGAGCCTTGAGCATGATACAAGGAACCCATTACCTTTATGGTGGAATTGCCACAACATAGGCATCCTTGCTATTTTTTTAGAGCATGCTTATAATTTATTGGAGCAGTGTTGTAATGGAAAATAGGTTCGCAATACatgttttatttgtgtgttggGGGAAAATGGCTAACTTGAGGTGCAAATTTTGCAGCATACTGAGCTTAGGAGCACGTGCATTGTTCAGCGGCTGTTCAAATTCTTCGATGTCTTATGTTCAAGAAGTTTCAAATACCATTTGAGAAACAGTAGGTTACTCAAAGCGTTTATTTTCATGAAGTTTTAAATGCTCCTTTTTGAAAAATGGAAAACAGAAAGGAAGGGCCAGAATACTTATTTTAGAACTGCAATTCTGTTGAACACAGAAACATGATTAAAAGAATTGTATTAACGTATCTGCTCAAATCTTGTCTTATTTTATGAGAATTGTTTTGCTTGGATTCATTTAAAATTTGAAAACCAAATAACCCTCATTTAGCGATGGGTTTAATCCAGTGAAAAAAATATGTGCCTCGGTGACAACAGAACGCCTAGTGCTTAATCACGCTAGGCATGTGCTTAGGTGTGAGAGGCGCTAGGCAAAGTGAAAATGCACGATTAACACCTGACGCTTTTCTTTCATTGATTTAACCGCCCTTTTTGTCCCTACCAAACTCTTTTTGCTAATAATTACTCCAGCATTCTATAATGTGTGTCTGGTGGTACTGATTGTTGTGCAGAGAAAAGTTCAGTTCGGCCACAAGATCCTTCACTCACTCGCTTATTTTGCTTTTCAGGATAGTTGGTTCCCAAAAGACCACCGAATTCAGATCAGCAGAACAAACAGCCATCGCCTGACATTCATGATGCAATTTGTGGATAGCAATCACCCCGCTAATGCAGTAGCTGGAAGCGAAAGAGAGAGCTTCATAGTTGGAGAAAATCTTAACCAGGACACAAGTGCACCCTCGAGGCAGTCTGAAGGAACAGAAAACAGTGTACACGTGGATGGTGGGCTGGCCTCGGTTGCAAAGATGCTACTTGAAGAGTGTCTGAAGGCTTGCAATGGCATGCCCTTCAAGGGGTGGGTGGCAATGTGGCATGCTGTGgtgtgaacattttctaaaattgtGGATGCACTGTCATGAATGTGTGCCTTGAAGATTAACCTGAAACTGTTAATGCCGTGGGTCAAAGACAAGCTGACTGCCTGCGTGCTGTTTACAGACATGCTCTATGTTCTCTCTGTTCTTTCTGCATTATACATGTGCTGTAAGTTTCTGAGGAAAGATGTATACGCAGTTGCTTTTTTTCCGGCGGGGGGGTACATGCAGTTGCTTGACTGAAGTGCACCTCTTTGTACGGCCTAGCGACCAATGGCTGTGCTCATGAGAACAGAGCAGGTTTGGGCAGCCTGAAGCAGCAGTGGAAAAAAAGAAGGAAAATCATGATCTTCCAGGGGTTGATTGACAATAGTTCCAGCCTTCCAGGGgttcttagagcatctccagccgttggagCCCAAAAATACCACCGTACCTAAAAAGTTGATGCCAAATGCTTCATCCGGCAAAATACAAGTGCATGGGAAGGGTATCTTTCTAGCCACACCCCATCCCAACTAAAAGTTTGTGAAGGAAATGATCTAGTGGGCCAAGAAAAAAAACATGTGGGGAGACTTGATTCGCCAAAACTTCCGCCGGCGCTCCCAAGAGCCCGCCCCCACGCACTGGGTTTCGCCTGGGTTTGCCGGCGCTGAGGGTGTTCCTGGACCGTTTTTCGGCAAAAGGCGTCGTCCGAGCCTAAAACCAAGCCTAAGCAAAGCCTGGAACCGGAAGGCGTCACGCCAGCGATACCGGCCAATCGCCAGTGGGACGATGGTTGCTACTACCAGCACCAAGAGAATGCGGCGTCCTGGGTAATGGGAATGAATGATTAGTCCATTTTTGCAGCTGTAGGAGAACACACACCATGAACAGTACGAGAATCCAGCGCCTGACGGTGCACCTGaccttttttattttttgaataaGACGGTGCACCTGATTTCCTTGCGGTACTGGAATACCTGCGAGTTGGGATGGGGACCTATTTCCTGATTAATGACCAGGAGCAACCTGAACGGTCCTTGCTGAACCTGCTGTAGATAGCCAGAGTGAGGTTATCGACCGACCGAGCAGCGAGTTCTGCATGACGGAGAATTTACGTTGGCTGGTACACCTGTGTACCCAGCCACGCTAGGGATTCTCGTGCCTCCTGAAGGCGCCATTGTCGGTCTACCTTCTCTCTCGTGGTCTTAGGGTGTATTTGTTTGGGCTGCAGCTTCTCCGGCTGCGGCTGCAATGGCTCCGGCTGGAAGGAGTGGCTGAAAGGTTGAAGCTGAGGTGCAGCCGTTTGGTGTTTTTGCTGTAGCACCTGTGGCTGTTGCTGAAACATGTTGAAATGACCAAAGCGCCCTATGTTCTTCTGTAGATTGGGTCCTATCGAGAGGGCTCTGTTTTTTCAAGCTTTTTTGAATTTTGTTACGGTTTCTGTCCTGCTCGAGGAGGCAAGGCGACGGCGGCTCTCCGAAGATAAAATAAGATTCTCCCTGCTTAGCTCCTGTTTCTAGCATTGTCGaatggtgtgtggaggtttgccTTCGGCGGATTTCACGGGATTCGGTTGGTGTTTGTCTTCGGTGGATACATGTGGATCATGTTTTCATTCATCTATGTTTATGTGTCTACAGGTCGGATTCTTCTGATCTATACTTCTTTTTTTATTGGCGGCGGTTGTTGTTCTGGTCTTTGCACGACGACTTTTTGATTGTCTATAACAATAAGATTTGTCTGAATCAGATGAGGGAGTGGTGAAGACGATGCCACACCGTCCAACGGCAGCCGCTCAAGCAATAAACAACCCCGGGCCGGGACAAACCAAACCGTTCGCCCAAAGTTGACGAGGCAGGCGGAGACGAATCGCCCGGGCCCCACCCGCATAAGCAGGCGCCACCACCAACCCAAACAAACCGAGCGGGGCCGATGGGTGGATAGCAACGCCGTCGCGGTCGCCGTCTTTGTCGGGGACCCCAGCGGCGCGACACGGCCCCGCGCGGGCGCCACCTCGCCTCGCGTGAGCTGCCGTATCCCGGCCGCGAGCCTCCCCCTCGTCGGCGCCCCCCGTCCGTCCACGTGGCCGCCGCGCGAGCTAGCTCCTCTCTGCGCGTAGGTCAGATGGGTTTCGTTTCTCGTCGTGCCGTCCGACGCGACGCCACACGTGGCCGCCGCCGCGGGCCGACATGGAGATCCACGGCGCTCGTTCACCTCTACTAGCTGCCCAGACTTTTTCCCGCTTCGTTAGACGGTGGTGGGACCGGGCCCACGCGACCGGCTAGTGCTGGCTAGCGCGGCGCGCCACGGCACGTACCGTGCGTCGAGTCGTCTCGCGGGGATATTTGCGATCGACCGATCGAGGCTCGTACAGTACTGTCAATCACGACAGCTTGTTAGCGTGCGTGCGTGCATGATTTCGTGGAGCGCAATAGCTCACACCTTGTCAATTAGCTCGATCGCGATCAGAATCTCGTTGCGTGGCGTGGGTATCCCCTAAGTCGCAGTGACAGTTCGTACACATCCAAGTCATCCACACCCTTTGGCCTCTGCTACTAAAATAAATCCCCCGGATAAGTCACAGGACCGATCGGACACAACACCTGACTCGACCGAGTACCGCACAAGCTGATAGCTCAAGACGAGACGATGCCAATCCAAGAATCTCAGAGCTGCATGGCCAGCGCGGACCTCCGATCGCTACTTTTTACGGAGCACACTTCCGTGTTACAGACGGCGAGGCGGTCGGGTGCACCCTATCCCACCGGCGTCACACCAAAAGCTGTGTCTGTCGCTCACTCACGACACGCACCGGCTAGAAAGACAGACAAGAAATCCATCCAGCGCCTTCGATGGATCACCGCACCACTGGCCCTAATCCCAAATCGCCCACCCACCAACTCGACGGACACCGCCTCGCCGCCCGCTAATCCCCACCGCGCCGCGCCGCGCCACGCACTTAATCGCCTCTATTTATAACCCCACCCCACCACCCCTAGGCCCAGTACCAGTGGAGAGAGAGGCCGGGCCGACACACACACAGCGGCAGAGCGCCCACGCCTCAGGCAGGCGCCGCACCAGCAACCAACCAGCCCATCCCCTAGGAGCCGCCGCCGAATTGGGTGCGCGGGCGCCGCCATGGAGAGGGAAGCCACGGTCGCCTTCtacccgccggcgccggcgccgcagCAGCAGCGCCCCACGGCCGCGCAGCCGCTCTCGGCCCGCGCGCCTGCCGGCGGCGTCCACGCGGGCCGGGGAGGAGGGGGCAGGCAGTACCGCGGGGTGCGGATGCGCAAGTGGGGCAAGTGGGTGGCCGAGATCCGGGAGCCCAACAAGCGGTCGCGGATCTGGCTCGGCTCCTAcgccaccgccgtcgccgccgcgcgcGCCTACGACACCGCCGTCTTCTACCTCCGCGGCCGCTCCGCGCGCCTCAACTTCCCCGACCAGCTCCTCGACGGCActgcccccgccgccgcgcccggggacctcaccgccgccgccatccGCAAGAAGGCCGCCGAGGTCGGCGCGCGCGTCGACGCGCTCCACTCCGGCGGCATCGGGGTCGGCATGGGCGCCCCTGCGGCACCGCCGTCGCCGTCCCAGCGCCGCAGGGCCAAGAACCCCGACCTCAACCGGGAGCCCACCCCCGACACCGACGACGACGAGTGAACCGCTGTAAACCCCCGCCAATTCTTCAGTTCTTCTCCGACCACCATCACCACCTACATACCTAGTACTAGTGCGTCTTAATTAGTGGTTAGCAACCAGCAGCGAGGTAGCTAGCGGTAGCAGAGCATCAACCATCTCAGTGAGCAAGCAGATACTAGTTCAGTCAGTTCAAGAAGACATGGGGAAGCAAGCATGGATCGGACATGCAAGGTGTTCGGTGAAATGCCGGATGAGCTCGGGGACCAAACCCGACCAATAATGGAGCCGCGACGTCGCAGTCAGCTCGGCCAGGGGGTTACTAAGTAGGGCCTGGGCTATCAGCGACGGCGAGCTTGGTGGCAGTAGACTCAGGGTGTGTGAGTGCGTGCTTGGGCATGGGCATGCACCTAAGCAAGGTGCATGGCCATGTACCTACCTGCATCAGATATAAGAGTGTTTGTAAAGAGAGATACCGGCGAACAAACAAAAGCTTCAAGAATCATTCCATGCACGCACTCTCTCTTTCGTCTCTGTTTCTTCATCTTGATTCCCACATCATCATGGCCCGATTCCAGGAAAGCAGCAGCGGCAGTGCAATTCCGTGTGCTTTTTCGAGAGGAACACCGAACACGGCGGCCAGGTCCCAGTTCCCACCCGCCtcaaaagcagcagcagcagccgccaCCGCCGTAGCGTCTCGTGGTGCGCCTCCCCTCGTGTCGGCGTGCCGTGGCCGTGGTGGGCCGCCGACGTGGCCCGTGGCGTATCGTGGTGCGTCTCCCCTCGTGTCGGCGTGCCGCGGCCGTGGTTAGCCGGTGGTGGGCCGCATCCTCCAcctgcgccggccaccgccggGCGAGTCAGGCGTACTGCCTCGTGTGTACGGCATATGATGATGGGTGTCAGTGGAGTCTGGAGTGGACCGGTGGTGCTAGGTGCTCACGAGGTTTGGGTTTAGCGCGGGCCCCGTGGGGGATTAGTGCGTGGCGTGGGTGATGCTGCGTCTTATCGGGCTAATGATAATGATGCGCGTGTGTCGGCACTTGATTACGCCGCTTACGAGCCGCCCTGGAAGATTCGTGTGGAGTCGGACGTCGCAGTCAGTCCATGGACATGGACGGACCAGGTGTCGACCGGCCGCACCAGCACCACCAGGACCCAGGAGTACTTGTTTCCTTTTTCTTCTGGATGGAATTGTGCATGGGAGTCCATGAAAATCCATGGAGCCAATCATCAGTCGCCGAACTATCCGGATCGAGCGCGGGAGGGCGCCAAATGACCTCGTATCACTCCCCGTTGAACTGGGTGACAAGTTTAGTTAGATTGTGAGAAGTTTCATAGGATCTGAGAATTGCCGTTCGAGTCGACATCAATCAGGTTTTGTGCAACTTGTAGTGAAAACAAAACAAGTGGGT
This sequence is a window from Aegilops tauschii subsp. strangulata cultivar AL8/78 chromosome 7, Aet v6.0, whole genome shotgun sequence. Protein-coding genes within it:
- the LOC109759006 gene encoding uncharacterized protein — its product is MPPPLSFLHPPPNPPVLHPSPFHHRAPHRLSLRADPPLRAAAATAAAAENPYSAAPTAADVEMFRGGDGVWTARSPTVVVLWDLDNKPPRGPPFEAATSLREAASLLGRVDSVSAFANRHAFTHLPAWVSADRRERRALDRAERTGAAAPPVPYSCAVCGRRFPTRPDLARHFRQLHERERNKKLGRLRSLKGKKRQKFRERYISNNTKYQDAARELLTPKVGYGLDSELRRAGVHVRTVPDKPQAADQALKRQVKHAIACGVDWVVLVSDDSDFTDTVRNARAAALRMVVVGDGCRALGKVADIWLPWDSVQNGEVDEEMMRSGKVPEFRYEEHDEQYDDDEFIVDWDTNELDDVVDDIVTSRTKVFGSTTMSAFAEEDIVDGILGLRHKEDDMLWSSDDEDEDGYL
- the LOC109759044 gene encoding ethylene-responsive transcription factor RAP2-9, giving the protein MEREATVAFYPPAPAPQQQRPTAAQPLSARAPAGGVHAGRGGGGRQYRGVRMRKWGKWVAEIREPNKRSRIWLGSYATAVAAARAYDTAVFYLRGRSARLNFPDQLLDGTAPAAAPGDLTAAAIRKKAAEVGARVDALHSGGIGVGMGAPAAPPSPSQRRRAKNPDLNREPTPDTDDDE